The proteins below are encoded in one region of Streptomyces marianii:
- a CDS encoding lantibiotic dehydratase, protein MASSTAFRAGKTALLRAVARPGLPLSPCPDLDDPSPRGAAARLAWLREVWCEEDVAEALEHASPALASQVRVLCSSGAPAARDVRRAVASVARYLLRAEHRATPFGLFAGVAPAAIGPRARTMWGSDHMVVGRASAEWLTAVVERLESCPELLERLLVVVNNTTAERGGRLIVPYKADLQGDRRRAVEASVALTGPVRTALDAAREPIPVGVLADKLAAEFPAAGPGRTQRLIQELVQHEVLITNLHAPSTETDALQHVLSQLDAVSADSVAPVADTVRELHAVQIDLSGCGSRSGRARAAARMQAQVPGLKRHPLALDLRLDAQVELPDTVAQEVERAASVLTRVSAHPYGTAAWKAYQRRFYERYGIGTMVPLNEVVADSGTGFPDGYPGTQAAERRSRLSVRDDTLLRLAQDAALDGCDEVVLTDDLIAAMDLGPERPRVPPHLEVGVRVYAASVEELYRGRFRLEVASVSRGVGVTTGRFLGVLAPEDRERLSAELADPPTADAGTIAAQLSFPPLLSTSAHVTRAPQVLPTVISVQEHRAASSDVLTPDDLAVACDGRRMYLAAPELGHRVEAVGMHALNLTTHTPPLVRFLTELSRAQCAQVTLFDWGAASAMPFLPRLRYGRTVLAPARWRLEAADLPGRDRLQAKWDTALEEWRTRRRMPERVFLAEEDRRLRLDLGQAGHRVLLRQHLNRVRLAVFVEAPEADAYGWSDGRAHEVVMPLKATQPPAWPVLSPPAPARALSREQIQTPGVASLLLATLYGDLRRQDALLAQHLPLLLDRLGGPPWWFIRFRDPEQHLRVRIALPDPDAFAETTRTIGTWADELRTAGLLSDMRLPTSYREMGRWGSGAAWNAAEEVFRADSRAVVAQLSLPRRPQQRALVAAHTIAIATAFLGSTEEGMRWLIENIPPTAPARVPRPQFTETVRLADPSGDWAALRDVPGGHAIAEAWADRDAALAAYRPHLLGPDTQGIRLDDVLSSLLHVHFVRHVAVDFAEEEVCLHLTRATAMAWMSRRAR, encoded by the coding sequence ATGGCTTCGAGCACCGCGTTCCGCGCCGGGAAGACCGCTCTCCTCCGTGCGGTCGCTCGTCCGGGACTTCCCCTATCCCCGTGCCCCGACCTTGACGACCCGTCCCCGCGCGGCGCGGCTGCCCGGCTCGCGTGGCTGCGCGAGGTGTGGTGCGAGGAGGACGTCGCCGAGGCTCTGGAGCACGCCAGCCCTGCTCTCGCTTCGCAGGTGCGCGTCCTGTGTTCATCCGGCGCCCCGGCCGCGCGTGATGTGCGGCGTGCCGTTGCCTCAGTGGCGCGCTACCTGCTGCGCGCCGAACACCGAGCGACACCCTTCGGTCTGTTCGCCGGCGTGGCACCGGCCGCCATCGGTCCCAGGGCCCGCACCATGTGGGGCTCGGACCACATGGTTGTCGGTCGAGCGAGTGCGGAGTGGCTTACTGCCGTGGTCGAGCGGCTGGAGTCGTGCCCTGAGCTGCTGGAACGTCTCCTGGTGGTCGTCAACAACACCACTGCCGAACGTGGCGGCCGGCTCATCGTGCCGTACAAGGCCGACCTGCAGGGTGACCGTCGGCGTGCGGTTGAGGCATCCGTGGCCCTGACCGGGCCGGTGCGGACGGCCCTGGACGCAGCCCGGGAGCCGATCCCCGTGGGTGTCCTCGCTGACAAGCTCGCTGCGGAGTTCCCCGCAGCGGGGCCCGGGAGGACTCAACGGCTCATACAAGAGCTGGTGCAGCACGAGGTACTGATCACGAACCTGCACGCACCGAGCACGGAGACCGACGCCCTGCAACACGTGCTGAGCCAGCTCGACGCGGTGAGCGCCGACAGTGTGGCGCCGGTCGCTGATACGGTCCGCGAACTGCACGCCGTGCAGATCGACCTCAGCGGTTGCGGTTCCCGCAGCGGTCGGGCCCGCGCCGCCGCACGGATGCAGGCCCAGGTCCCGGGCTTGAAGCGGCACCCCCTCGCTCTGGATCTTCGTCTGGATGCCCAGGTCGAGTTGCCGGACACGGTTGCACAAGAGGTCGAGCGGGCCGCCAGCGTCTTGACCCGGGTCAGCGCCCACCCGTACGGGACTGCGGCGTGGAAGGCGTACCAGCGGCGGTTCTACGAGCGGTACGGCATCGGCACGATGGTGCCGCTCAACGAAGTCGTCGCCGACAGCGGCACCGGCTTTCCCGACGGGTACCCGGGCACCCAGGCTGCCGAGCGCCGCTCCCGACTCTCCGTACGGGACGACACCTTGTTGCGGCTGGCTCAGGACGCCGCTCTCGACGGATGCGACGAGGTGGTGCTCACCGACGATCTGATCGCCGCGATGGACCTGGGGCCGGAGCGCCCGAGGGTGCCGCCGCACCTGGAGGTCGGTGTCCGGGTGTACGCAGCCAGCGTCGAGGAGCTGTACCGCGGGCGCTTCCGCCTGGAGGTCGCGAGTGTGTCCCGTGGCGTTGGGGTCACCACCGGCCGTTTCCTCGGCGTCCTGGCTCCCGAGGACCGCGAGCGGCTGTCAGCGGAATTGGCCGACCCGCCGACCGCAGACGCCGGCACCATCGCCGCCCAGTTGTCGTTTCCGCCTCTGCTCTCCACGAGCGCCCACGTCACGCGTGCTCCGCAGGTCCTGCCCACGGTGATCAGCGTCCAGGAGCACCGCGCCGCAAGCAGCGACGTACTCACGCCCGACGACCTGGCGGTGGCATGCGACGGGCGCCGCATGTATCTGGCGGCACCCGAGCTGGGTCACCGCGTCGAGGCAGTGGGGATGCACGCGCTGAACCTCACGACGCACACCCCGCCGCTGGTCCGGTTCCTCACCGAGCTGTCTCGCGCCCAGTGCGCGCAGGTCACCCTGTTCGACTGGGGCGCCGCGAGCGCGATGCCGTTCCTGCCCAGGCTCCGCTACGGACGCACGGTGCTCGCCCCCGCACGGTGGCGGCTGGAAGCAGCCGACTTGCCCGGCCGCGACCGCCTCCAGGCCAAGTGGGACACCGCGCTTGAAGAGTGGAGGACCCGGCGACGGATGCCGGAGCGGGTCTTCCTAGCCGAGGAGGACCGGCGCTTACGCCTCGACCTTGGCCAAGCCGGACACCGCGTCCTGCTACGCCAGCATCTGAACCGCGTTCGTCTGGCCGTTTTCGTGGAAGCTCCAGAAGCCGACGCATACGGCTGGTCCGACGGCCGCGCGCATGAGGTCGTCATGCCGCTCAAGGCGACGCAACCGCCGGCGTGGCCGGTCCTGTCGCCCCCTGCACCGGCGCGAGCCTTGTCCCGGGAGCAGATCCAAACCCCGGGAGTTGCTTCCCTGCTGCTGGCCACCTTGTACGGCGACCTGCGCCGCCAGGACGCCCTACTCGCCCAGCATCTCCCGCTCCTGCTGGACCGGCTCGGAGGCCCGCCGTGGTGGTTCATCCGCTTCCGCGACCCGGAGCAGCACCTGCGGGTGCGCATCGCCCTACCTGATCCCGATGCCTTCGCCGAGACGACCCGCACCATCGGTACTTGGGCCGATGAACTGCGGACCGCCGGACTGCTGTCGGACATGCGCCTGCCCACCTCCTACCGTGAAATGGGCCGTTGGGGCTCCGGCGCTGCCTGGAACGCGGCCGAGGAGGTGTTCCGCGCCGACTCGCGCGCCGTGGTCGCGCAGCTCTCCCTGCCCCGACGCCCGCAGCAGCGTGCGCTGGTGGCCGCGCACACGATCGCCATCGCCACGGCGTTCCTCGGCAGCACTGAGGAGGGGATGCGCTGGCTGATCGAGAACATTCCGCCCACCGCGCCCGCAAGGGTGCCGCGCCCGCAGTTCACGGAGACCGTACGGTTGGCCGATCCGTCCGGCGACTGGGCGGCGCTGCGCGACGTGCCCGGCGGGCACGCCATCGCGGAGGCGTGGGCCGACCGAGACGCGGCGCTCGCCGCCTACCGGCCTCATCTCCTCGGCCCGGACACCCAGGGCATCCGCCTGGACGACGTCCTCTCTTCGCTCCTGCACGTCCACTTCGTACGGCACGTCGCGGTCGACTTCGCCGAGGAAGAGGTCTGCCTCCATCTCACACGCGCCACCGCCATGGCCTGGATGTCCCGGAGGGCGCGATGA
- a CDS encoding lanthionine synthetase C family protein, which yields MTQPLALKMVDAVGDLLADPATARMGPSDASLHRQHLAYGPTGIALLHIERAAAGLGPWQRAHDWLAAAAQQAVTSGPDSHPFYGAPALAHAMACMADHLRGAYQRARDSLNEQMSADVRRRLGAAHRRIDTGHLPELAEFDTIRGLAGYGAYFLRRDPNDDDLRAILSYCVRLAEPVTCGGEALPGWWTPSGPSGRMDDRYPGGHANNGMAHGIGGVLALLALPARRGITVGGHREAVRTILAWLDRWQEKTDRGEAWPYWVTRDELCTGRPDPSPPRRPSWCYGTAGLARARQLAALALGDTERQLEAENALVSALTDRAQLKATTDNGLCHGFAGLAHVAARTAEDAHVSTAGQLRAAIPPLLTAVCPPGTVPEDTAEAVIRDKEAGPGFLNGAAGMALALLAPATTTPPQSAWDACLLIA from the coding sequence ATGACCCAGCCCCTCGCGCTCAAGATGGTGGACGCCGTCGGCGACCTCCTGGCCGACCCCGCCACCGCACGGATGGGACCGAGCGATGCGTCTCTGCACCGACAGCACCTCGCGTACGGGCCGACCGGCATCGCACTGCTGCACATCGAGCGGGCCGCCGCCGGCCTGGGACCGTGGCAGCGCGCCCATGACTGGCTTGCCGCAGCCGCACAGCAGGCGGTCACCAGCGGCCCCGACAGCCACCCCTTCTACGGTGCACCCGCCCTCGCGCACGCCATGGCCTGTATGGCCGATCACCTGCGCGGGGCCTACCAGCGGGCCCGGGACTCCCTGAACGAGCAGATGAGCGCCGACGTCCGCCGCCGGTTGGGGGCCGCGCACCGCCGCATCGACACCGGGCACCTTCCGGAACTCGCCGAGTTCGACACCATCCGAGGGCTGGCAGGCTACGGTGCCTACTTCTTGCGCCGCGACCCCAACGATGACGACCTACGCGCCATCCTCAGCTACTGCGTACGCCTCGCCGAGCCGGTCACCTGCGGCGGCGAGGCCCTGCCCGGATGGTGGACGCCGAGCGGGCCCTCTGGCCGAATGGACGACCGCTATCCGGGAGGTCACGCCAACAACGGCATGGCACACGGCATCGGCGGCGTGCTCGCGCTGCTGGCCCTCCCCGCCCGACGCGGTATCACCGTCGGCGGCCACCGCGAAGCCGTCCGCACAATCCTGGCCTGGCTGGACCGTTGGCAGGAGAAGACCGACCGAGGTGAGGCGTGGCCCTACTGGGTTACGCGAGATGAGCTATGCACCGGCCGCCCCGATCCATCCCCACCGCGGCGACCGTCGTGGTGCTACGGAACCGCCGGTCTGGCCCGAGCCCGGCAACTTGCCGCCCTCGCCCTCGGCGACACCGAGCGCCAGCTCGAAGCGGAGAACGCGCTCGTGTCTGCTCTCACGGATCGCGCGCAGCTCAAGGCGACCACGGACAACGGACTGTGCCACGGCTTCGCCGGCCTCGCCCACGTCGCCGCCCGGACCGCCGAGGATGCGCACGTCTCCACTGCCGGACAGCTCCGCGCGGCGATACCGCCGCTCCTGACCGCGGTCTGCCCGCCGGGCACCGTCCCGGAGGACACAGCGGAGGCGGTCATTCGGGACAAGGAAGCAGGGCCCGGGTTCCTGAACGGCGCCGCCGGTATGGCGCTGGCGCTCCTGGCCCCTGCCACCACGACCCCGCCCCAATCCGCCTGGGATGCCTGCCTCCTCATCGCCTGA
- the fxlM gene encoding methyltransferase, FxLD system: MPPDRWHQHNVTFADRATGKRAIADRLGPALLAAEEDGQLTAWWFMNKQPWPLRYRSAEPSPLIESLLSDLVDDETVRSWVPGIYEPETTAFGGTEGMDAAHELFHQDSRHLLTYQPGPGRLGRRETAVLLISALMRAASLDWFEQGDVWVKAAALRPSPQALAPARSAALDTAMKRLMTVDTRSLCRPTGPLDGHDAWVAAFERAGETLAHLATGGRLTRGLRAVIAHHLIFHANRAGLRSDDQSALFNIAREAVMGTSDNTASSTEGTPETTSVGAVNTDTIATSEGDAARLRNALVDKIRESGYARTAVVETALRTVPRHLFVPDASLDDAYANTPVNVKYDTDGTSISCASQPGVVALMLDQLDAQPGERILELGAGTGYNAALLAHLVGETGHVTTIDVDDDLVEGARAHLAAAGFTNVEALTRDGAVGHADGAPYDRIIATVGAHGVPHAWMQQLASGGRLVVPQRLKGSVSRSIAYEQRDGRWTSISSKMNTFMPLRRGIADDDRRVIPLSTDGTVRLQAPAGEPIDAEALAGVLDLPCTEEWTGMTVRAMESPEWMELFVSCSLPSGMIRMLFPKDARGTLLTEDPYPSSTAAVDKGAVTYLARRVSEEKTPEGGKLWEFGVIGHGPGSDELAARVADAIRTWDREYRGREATFEIQPLDAPAIEQAPGLFALDTPLNRIVVDWR, encoded by the coding sequence ATGCCCCCGGACCGTTGGCACCAGCACAACGTCACCTTCGCCGACCGCGCGACCGGCAAGCGAGCCATAGCAGACCGCCTCGGCCCCGCCCTACTCGCGGCCGAGGAAGACGGGCAGCTCACCGCCTGGTGGTTCATGAACAAGCAGCCATGGCCGCTGCGGTACCGCTCTGCTGAGCCGTCCCCGCTGATCGAGTCCTTGCTGAGCGATCTTGTCGACGACGAAACGGTCCGGTCGTGGGTTCCTGGCATCTACGAGCCGGAGACCACCGCCTTCGGCGGGACGGAAGGCATGGACGCCGCCCACGAGCTGTTCCACCAAGACAGTCGTCACCTGCTCACCTACCAGCCTGGACCCGGCCGACTGGGCAGACGGGAGACCGCCGTTCTCCTCATCAGTGCCCTGATGCGGGCCGCCAGTCTGGACTGGTTCGAGCAGGGCGACGTGTGGGTGAAGGCTGCTGCACTCAGGCCGTCGCCACAGGCACTGGCCCCCGCTCGGTCCGCCGCCCTGGACACGGCGATGAAGAGGTTGATGACCGTCGACACTCGGAGCCTGTGCCGTCCGACCGGTCCGCTGGACGGGCACGACGCGTGGGTAGCCGCCTTCGAACGGGCTGGAGAGACGCTCGCCCACCTTGCCACCGGGGGCAGGCTCACACGCGGCCTGCGAGCCGTCATCGCCCACCACCTGATCTTTCACGCAAACCGCGCAGGTCTCCGCTCCGACGACCAAAGCGCCCTGTTCAACATCGCACGAGAGGCAGTCATGGGAACGAGTGACAACACCGCGTCGTCCACCGAGGGGACGCCCGAAACCACTAGCGTCGGGGCGGTGAACACCGACACGATCGCCACCTCCGAGGGCGACGCGGCACGGCTCCGCAACGCCCTGGTCGACAAGATCCGCGAATCCGGGTACGCCCGCACCGCCGTGGTCGAGACCGCGCTGCGCACCGTGCCCAGGCACCTGTTCGTGCCCGACGCATCGCTCGATGACGCGTATGCCAACACACCGGTCAACGTCAAGTACGACACCGATGGCACGTCGATCTCCTGCGCCTCTCAGCCCGGAGTCGTCGCGCTCATGCTGGACCAGTTGGACGCCCAGCCCGGCGAACGCATCCTCGAACTCGGCGCCGGCACCGGCTACAACGCCGCGCTGCTCGCTCACCTCGTCGGCGAGACCGGCCATGTCACCACCATCGACGTGGACGACGACCTCGTGGAAGGGGCCCGTGCGCACCTGGCCGCTGCCGGATTCACCAACGTCGAGGCGTTGACCCGCGACGGAGCGGTCGGTCACGCCGACGGTGCTCCTTACGATCGGATCATCGCCACCGTCGGTGCGCACGGCGTTCCCCACGCCTGGATGCAGCAACTCGCTTCCGGTGGACGGCTCGTGGTTCCCCAACGCCTCAAGGGCAGCGTGTCCCGCTCCATCGCCTACGAGCAGCGCGACGGTCGCTGGACCAGCATCAGCAGCAAGATGAACACCTTCATGCCGCTACGAAGGGGAATCGCCGACGACGACCGCCGCGTCATTCCCCTCAGCACGGACGGCACCGTGCGGCTTCAGGCCCCCGCCGGGGAGCCCATCGATGCCGAGGCCCTGGCTGGAGTGCTGGACCTGCCGTGCACCGAGGAGTGGACCGGCATGACGGTTCGCGCCATGGAGTCGCCGGAATGGATGGAGCTGTTCGTCTCCTGCTCCCTGCCCAGCGGCATGATCCGGATGCTGTTCCCGAAGGACGCGAGGGGCACGCTGCTCACAGAGGACCCCTATCCGTCCTCAACTGCCGCCGTCGACAAGGGCGCTGTCACCTACCTCGCCCGCCGAGTGTCGGAGGAGAAGACCCCCGAGGGCGGCAAGCTGTGGGAGTTCGGTGTCATCGGCCACGGCCCTGGCAGTGACGAACTTGCCGCGCGGGTCGCGGACGCCATTCGCACCTGGGATCGCGAGTACCGCGGTCGTGAAGCCACGTTCGAGATCCAGCCTCTCGACGCTCCGGCCATCGAGCAGGCGC